A stretch of Crossiella cryophila DNA encodes these proteins:
- a CDS encoding SdrD B-like domain-containing protein, which produces MTDPSGGSASATTAADGTVTVPLGNVSGGKYRVEASIPESMSYLKPAPAGGSLSSLTEFVDVSGRKNVTVTMGVWNPADYCQANPALATACQRDVYLVKENAGARSLVSFPFTARGTSPAPTQLAGQGQTGTIFGMAYRKADKRLFSGAFAKRLALYGPGGAGAIYVTAAGGATTRFATVPNAGSTAHAVGTNFDGGFYSVPGKESLGDLEISDDGKDLYVVNMADKKLYVYDATAATATAPKGSYAIPATACAAAADWRPGALGVKDGVVYVGGVCSGASSQKLSDVKGVVFPFTGSAFGAAVVNKTLDFQRGEAFRDTGTTWRPWLDTWDLNKIPHSRAGFDPGSENTAYPQPLMTDIGVENDGDLVLGFRDRFGDQVGQQTPSPDGSARGTTYNAVVGGDYNRVCKQSGGGFVWEGGAGCPNNNTGSDNGGEPDSVVEYYPGEFFNRHQETGMGAVAIVPGASRMPATVMDPVDYRASGVGWFDRVNGTMQNDERSNAYEVLDETSEGWGKANGLGDLEALCDQAPVQIGNRVWFDADSDGVQDGGEPALPGVKVTLLACGSTTVLGTKTTDAKGQYYFGAAEGVKPESCYTVKFDYSAADTSGLPGAPPPATLNWTGKEAGASRTVDSNVDPATGAATVNVGPAGADDHSVDAGVTVAPPNKLGDLVWVDTNRNGVQDAGEPPVPGVKVTAKKPDGSAAGTATTDATGKYLITPLPDGAYTVCFDLSGLAPEYQGYLPTRPNAGGDDAKDSDPDPATGCTASTTLGPDKREDLTLDAGIRPGNRLGDYVWIDANKDGVQDAPESPVPGVPVILKDGSGAVVGNTTTNASGQYLFDKLKDGTYQVCFDLTKLPASVGDYVPTKANAGTDDAKDSDADPATGCTATTTLNIDKPEDLTLDAGLMPPVNQLGDYVWIDTNKNGLQDAPETGVEGVKVTLLKGDGAEVGSTSTDANGKYLFTDLPDGSYQVCFSLKSLPQAVADYLPTTPNAGADTADSDADPATGCTEVVELGAGKRQNLTLDAGLVSPPNKLGDYVWVDANKNGLQDAGEKPVAGVTVVVKNGGGTEVGRTTTDPQGKYLFDKLPDGKFSVCFDLKSLPADLADYQLTKRYAGDDGTDSDADPATGCTEPVDLGPGKRENLTLDAGLTSPVNRLGDYVWIDANKNGLQDAGEIPVAGVTAVLRPVNGPEQTTKTDAQGKYLFTDLPDGGYQVCFDVKKLPANVGDYTLTTANTGDDAKDSDADPVTGCTPVVQLGTGKRENLTLDAGLVAPVNRLGDYVWVDTNRNGVQDQGEPPVPGITVKVSNKAGETLTTKTNEQGKYLFEGLPNGLYQVCFDLKTLPAANAGYLPTRQDAGSDDAKDSDANADGCTNPVELTVGKREVLTVDAGLREPNRLGDYVWVDANKNGLQDAGEKPVAGVTAVLKDATGKQLATMKTDDKGKYLFGKLPDGTYQVCFDGKSLPAPYGDFQVTKPNAGAADVDSDVDPATWCTKTTTLGVDKPEDLTLDAGIAEPVNRLGDYVWVDKNGNGLQDPDEPGVPGVPVKVVDKDGKTVKETTTGKDGKYLVEGLPEGSYTVCFGLKSLPSALAGYTPTKAAAGDPAKDSDADPATGCAKPVALGPGKRENLTIDAGLLAPKVGPGPGPGPGPGPRPAPVVDQGKLADTGADVGWLLALGLLALGGGAGLMLLASRRRRRSDSV; this is translated from the coding sequence CGGCGCTGGCCACGGCCTGCCAGCGGGATGTGTACCTGGTCAAGGAGAACGCGGGCGCCCGTTCGCTGGTGAGCTTCCCGTTCACCGCCCGCGGCACCTCGCCCGCGCCGACCCAGCTGGCCGGTCAGGGCCAGACCGGCACGATCTTCGGCATGGCCTACCGCAAGGCGGACAAGCGGCTGTTCTCCGGCGCCTTCGCCAAACGGCTCGCGCTCTACGGCCCCGGCGGCGCCGGCGCGATCTACGTGACCGCGGCTGGCGGGGCGACCACCCGGTTCGCCACCGTGCCGAACGCGGGCTCGACCGCACACGCGGTCGGCACCAACTTCGACGGCGGGTTCTACAGCGTCCCCGGCAAGGAGAGCCTCGGCGACCTCGAGATCTCCGACGACGGCAAGGACCTCTACGTCGTCAACATGGCGGACAAGAAGCTCTACGTCTACGACGCCACCGCGGCCACCGCGACCGCGCCGAAGGGTTCCTACGCCATCCCGGCGACGGCCTGTGCCGCCGCGGCCGACTGGCGGCCGGGCGCGCTGGGCGTCAAGGACGGCGTGGTCTACGTCGGCGGCGTCTGCTCTGGCGCGTCCAGCCAGAAGCTGTCCGATGTGAAGGGCGTGGTGTTTCCGTTCACCGGCAGCGCCTTCGGGGCCGCGGTGGTCAACAAGACGCTGGACTTCCAGCGTGGCGAGGCGTTCCGGGACACCGGCACGACCTGGCGCCCATGGCTGGACACCTGGGACCTGAACAAGATCCCGCACAGCCGGGCCGGGTTCGACCCTGGCTCCGAGAACACGGCCTACCCGCAGCCGCTGATGACCGACATCGGCGTGGAGAACGACGGCGACCTGGTGCTCGGCTTCCGGGACCGCTTCGGCGACCAGGTCGGCCAGCAGACCCCGTCCCCGGACGGCAGCGCCCGCGGCACCACCTACAACGCGGTGGTCGGCGGTGACTACAACCGGGTCTGCAAGCAGTCCGGTGGTGGCTTCGTCTGGGAGGGCGGCGCGGGCTGCCCGAACAACAACACCGGCTCGGACAACGGCGGCGAGCCGGACTCGGTGGTCGAGTACTACCCTGGCGAGTTCTTCAACCGGCACCAGGAGACCGGGATGGGCGCGGTGGCGATCGTGCCCGGCGCCTCCCGGATGCCCGCGACCGTGATGGACCCGGTGGACTACCGCGCCAGCGGCGTCGGCTGGTTCGACCGGGTCAACGGCACCATGCAGAACGACGAGCGCTCCAACGCCTACGAGGTCCTGGACGAGACCAGCGAGGGCTGGGGCAAGGCCAACGGCCTCGGCGACCTGGAGGCGCTCTGCGACCAGGCCCCGGTGCAGATCGGCAACCGGGTCTGGTTCGACGCCGACTCCGACGGCGTGCAGGACGGCGGCGAGCCCGCGCTGCCCGGGGTCAAGGTGACCCTGCTGGCCTGCGGCAGCACCACGGTGCTGGGCACCAAGACCACCGACGCCAAGGGCCAGTACTACTTCGGCGCGGCCGAGGGGGTGAAGCCGGAGAGCTGCTACACGGTGAAGTTCGACTACTCCGCCGCGGACACCTCAGGTCTGCCGGGGGCGCCACCACCGGCCACCCTGAACTGGACCGGCAAGGAGGCCGGGGCCAGCCGGACCGTGGACTCCAACGTCGACCCGGCCACCGGCGCCGCCACGGTCAACGTCGGCCCGGCAGGCGCGGACGATCACAGCGTCGACGCCGGTGTGACGGTCGCCCCGCCGAACAAGCTGGGCGACCTGGTCTGGGTGGACACCAACCGCAACGGCGTGCAGGACGCCGGGGAACCGCCGGTGCCCGGGGTCAAGGTGACCGCGAAGAAGCCGGACGGCAGCGCGGCGGGCACCGCGACCACCGACGCCACCGGCAAGTACCTGATCACCCCGTTGCCGGACGGCGCCTACACGGTCTGCTTCGACCTCTCCGGCCTCGCGCCCGAGTACCAGGGCTACCTGCCCACCAGGCCGAACGCCGGCGGTGACGACGCCAAGGACTCCGACCCGGATCCGGCCACCGGCTGCACCGCCAGCACCACGCTCGGCCCGGACAAGCGGGAAGACCTGACCCTGGACGCGGGTATCCGGCCGGGCAACCGGCTCGGCGACTACGTCTGGATCGACGCGAACAAGGACGGCGTCCAGGACGCGCCGGAGAGCCCGGTGCCGGGCGTGCCGGTGATCCTCAAGGACGGTTCGGGCGCGGTGGTCGGCAACACCACGACCAACGCGAGCGGGCAGTACCTGTTCGACAAGCTGAAGGACGGCACCTATCAGGTCTGCTTCGACCTGACCAAGCTGCCGGCCAGCGTCGGTGACTACGTGCCGACCAAGGCCAACGCGGGAACCGATGACGCGAAGGACTCCGACGCCGATCCGGCCACCGGCTGCACCGCGACGACCACGCTGAACATCGACAAGCCGGAGGACCTGACGCTGGACGCGGGTCTGATGCCGCCGGTGAACCAGCTGGGCGACTACGTGTGGATCGACACCAACAAGAACGGCCTCCAGGACGCGCCGGAGACGGGCGTCGAGGGGGTCAAGGTCACGCTGCTCAAGGGCGATGGCGCCGAGGTCGGCAGCACCAGCACGGACGCGAACGGCAAGTACCTGTTCACCGATCTGCCGGACGGCTCCTACCAGGTGTGCTTCAGCCTGAAGAGCCTGCCGCAGGCGGTGGCGGACTACCTGCCGACCACGCCCAACGCCGGTGCGGACACCGCCGACTCCGACGCCGACCCGGCCACCGGCTGCACCGAGGTGGTCGAACTGGGTGCGGGCAAGCGGCAGAACCTCACCCTGGACGCCGGTCTGGTCAGCCCGCCGAACAAGCTGGGTGACTACGTCTGGGTGGATGCCAACAAGAACGGTCTCCAGGACGCGGGCGAGAAGCCGGTGGCCGGGGTGACCGTGGTGGTCAAGAACGGCGGCGGCACGGAGGTGGGTCGCACCACCACCGATCCGCAGGGCAAGTACCTCTTCGACAAGCTGCCCGACGGCAAGTTCTCGGTCTGCTTCGACCTCAAGAGCCTGCCTGCCGACCTCGCCGACTACCAGCTCACCAAGCGCTACGCCGGTGACGACGGCACGGACTCCGACGCCGATCCGGCCACCGGCTGCACCGAGCCGGTGGACCTCGGACCGGGCAAGCGGGAGAACCTGACCCTGGACGCCGGGCTCACCAGCCCGGTGAACCGGCTCGGCGACTACGTCTGGATCGACGCCAACAAGAACGGCCTCCAGGACGCGGGCGAGATCCCCGTGGCCGGGGTGACCGCGGTGCTGCGTCCGGTCAACGGGCCGGAGCAGACCACCAAGACCGACGCGCAGGGCAAGTACCTGTTCACCGATCTGCCCGATGGTGGTTACCAGGTCTGCTTCGACGTCAAGAAGCTCCCGGCCAACGTCGGCGACTACACGCTGACCACGGCGAACACCGGTGACGATGCCAAGGACTCCGACGCGGACCCGGTCACCGGGTGCACGCCGGTGGTCCAGCTGGGCACCGGCAAGCGGGAGAACCTGACGCTGGACGCGGGCCTGGTGGCCCCGGTGAACCGCCTCGGCGACTACGTCTGGGTGGACACCAACCGCAACGGCGTCCAGGACCAGGGCGAACCCCCGGTGCCGGGCATCACCGTGAAGGTCAGCAACAAGGCTGGCGAAACGCTCACCACGAAGACCAACGAGCAGGGCAAGTACCTCTTCGAGGGGCTGCCCAACGGCCTCTACCAGGTGTGCTTCGACCTGAAGACGCTGCCTGCGGCCAACGCCGGCTACCTGCCAACCAGGCAGGACGCGGGCTCGGATGACGCGAAGGACTCCGACGCCAACGCCGACGGCTGCACCAACCCGGTGGAGCTGACCGTGGGCAAGCGCGAGGTGCTCACCGTCGACGCGGGTCTGCGCGAGCCGAACCGGCTCGGCGACTACGTGTGGGTGGATGCCAACAAGAACGGTCTCCAGGACGCGGGCGAGAAGCCGGTGGCCGGGGTGACCGCGGTGCTCAAGGACGCCACGGGCAAGCAGCTGGCGACCATGAAGACCGACGACAAGGGCAAGTACCTCTTCGGCAAGCTGCCGGATGGCACCTACCAGGTGTGCTTCGACGGCAAGTCGCTTCCCGCGCCCTACGGTGACTTCCAGGTCACCAAGCCGAACGCGGGCGCGGCGGATGTCGACTCCGATGTCGACCCGGCGACGTGGTGCACCAAGACCACGACGCTCGGCGTGGACAAGCCGGAGGACCTGACCCTGGACGCGGGCATCGCGGAGCCGGTCAACCGGCTCGGCGACTACGTGTGGGTGGACAAGAACGGCAACGGCCTGCAGGACCCGGATGAGCCAGGGGTGCCCGGCGTGCCGGTGAAGGTGGTCGACAAGGACGGCAAGACCGTCAAGGAGACCACCACCGGCAAGGACGGCAAGTACCTGGTGGAGGGCCTGCCGGAGGGCAGCTACACGGTCTGCTTCGGGCTGAAGAGCCTGCCGTCCGCGCTGGCCGGCTACACGCCGACCAAGGCGGCGGCCGGGGATCCGGCGAAGGACTCCGACGCCGATCCGGCCACCGGGTGCGCCAAGCCGGTCGCACTCGGACCGGGCAAGCGGGAGAACCTGACCATCGACGCGGGCCTGCTCGCGCCGAAGGTCGGACCCGGTCCCGGACCTGGGCCTGGCCCCGGTCCGCGGCCCGCTCCAGTGGTTGACCAGGGCAAGCTGGCCGACACCGGCGCCGATGTCGGGTGGCTGCTCGCACTGGGCCTGCTGGCCCTTGGCGGCGGCGCCGGGCTGATGCTGCTGGCCAGTCGGCGACGCCGACGCTCCGACAGCGTCTGA
- a CDS encoding LacI family DNA-binding transcriptional regulator encodes MKDVALRAGVSTATVSRVLNGHAAPTDATRERVLTAVAELGYRPNVLARSLRMHSTQTLGLVISDLLNPFFGEIARAVEDEARKHGYCVVFGNADESDEQQRRYVRTLLDRRVDGLLVCPASDDPEWLAEVNDSGVPLVLLDRAVPASDAPVIRADGVAALRELAKHLLSLGHRRIGVIAGPENTSTGRERLAAFTSALAELGLAAQATQIAHGDFRRASGARATGELLDRPDAPSVLVAMDNLMGLGALEELRRRRLRLPQDVGLAVYDDLAWFPLFDPPITVIAQPTEEMGSAAVRELLGLISGERAKNVSLSAKLIARGSCGEHGGIA; translated from the coding sequence ATGAAGGACGTCGCACTACGTGCTGGCGTCTCCACCGCCACGGTGTCCCGGGTACTGAACGGCCATGCCGCGCCCACTGACGCCACTCGCGAACGCGTGCTCACCGCGGTCGCGGAGCTGGGGTACCGGCCCAACGTGCTGGCCCGGTCCCTGCGCATGCACAGCACCCAGACCCTGGGGCTGGTGATCAGCGATCTGCTGAACCCCTTCTTCGGTGAGATCGCCAGGGCGGTCGAGGACGAAGCGCGCAAGCACGGCTACTGCGTGGTCTTCGGCAACGCCGACGAGAGCGACGAGCAGCAGCGCCGCTATGTGCGCACGCTGCTGGACCGCCGGGTCGACGGCCTGCTGGTGTGCCCGGCCAGCGATGATCCGGAGTGGCTGGCCGAGGTCAACGACAGCGGGGTGCCGCTGGTGCTGCTCGACCGCGCGGTGCCGGCCAGCGACGCCCCGGTCATCCGGGCCGACGGCGTTGCCGCGCTGCGTGAGCTGGCCAAGCACCTGCTGAGCCTTGGGCACCGGCGGATCGGCGTGATCGCCGGACCGGAGAACACCAGCACCGGCCGGGAGCGGCTGGCCGCGTTCACCTCGGCACTGGCCGAGCTGGGCCTGGCCGCGCAGGCCACCCAGATCGCGCACGGCGACTTCCGCCGGGCCAGCGGCGCCAGGGCCACCGGCGAGCTGCTGGACCGCCCGGACGCGCCCAGCGTGCTGGTGGCGATGGACAACCTGATGGGCCTCGGCGCGCTCGAAGAGCTGCGCAGGCGGCGGCTGCGGCTGCCCCAAGACGTCGGCCTGGCCGTCTACGACGACCTGGCCTGGTTCCCGCTGTTCGATCCGCCGATCACGGTGATCGCCCAGCCCACCGAGGAGATGGGCAGCGCGGCAGTGCGCGAACTGCTCGGGCTCATCTCGGGCGAGCGCGCGAAGAACGTGAGTCTGTCGGCCAAGTTGATCGCCCGCGGCTCGTGTGGCGAACACGGAGGAATTGCATGA
- a CDS encoding ABC transporter permease → MTTTTGTTRRRKGPDIGRLLSDNGALGGLLLLVVTLSLLTPTFLTAQNLLNVGVQAAVVAVLAFGQTFVIVSAGVDLSVGSVAALSGIVAAYTAAETGLPGWLALIAGLGVGALAGLINGVLVSYGRLPAFIATLAMLSVARGLTLVVSQGAPKVTPDEVTFLGSTIGDFLPVPLLVMLGVLALTSFILNRTYPGRTMYAIGGNEEAAMLSGIDVRKNKLIIYALSGLFAGIAGILLAGRLGSAGPQAAVGYELDAIAAVVIGGASLSGGVGRASGAFVGALVLAVLRNGLNLVQVSPFWQQVVIGVVIAVAVLVDTLRRRSR, encoded by the coding sequence ATGACCACCACCACCGGAACCACACGGCGGCGGAAAGGGCCCGACATCGGGCGGCTGCTCTCCGACAACGGCGCGCTCGGCGGCCTGCTGCTGCTCGTGGTCACCCTGAGCCTGCTCACCCCGACCTTCCTGACCGCGCAGAACCTGCTCAACGTGGGTGTGCAGGCCGCGGTGGTCGCGGTGCTCGCCTTCGGCCAGACCTTCGTGATCGTCTCCGCCGGTGTCGACCTCTCGGTCGGCAGCGTGGCGGCGCTCTCGGGCATCGTGGCCGCCTACACCGCGGCCGAGACCGGTCTGCCCGGCTGGCTGGCGCTGATCGCCGGGCTCGGCGTCGGCGCGCTGGCCGGCCTGATCAACGGCGTGCTGGTCAGCTACGGCAGGCTGCCCGCCTTCATCGCCACCCTGGCCATGCTCAGCGTGGCCCGCGGCCTGACCCTGGTGGTCTCCCAGGGCGCGCCCAAGGTCACCCCGGACGAGGTGACCTTCCTCGGCTCCACCATCGGGGACTTCCTGCCCGTGCCGCTGCTGGTAATGCTCGGTGTGCTGGCTCTCACAAGTTTCATCCTCAACCGGACCTACCCGGGCCGCACGATGTACGCGATCGGCGGAAACGAGGAGGCGGCGATGCTCTCCGGCATCGACGTCCGCAAGAACAAGCTGATCATCTACGCGCTGTCCGGGCTGTTCGCGGGCATCGCGGGCATCCTGCTGGCCGGTCGGCTCGGCTCGGCCGGGCCGCAGGCCGCGGTCGGGTACGAGCTGGACGCGATCGCCGCCGTGGTCATCGGCGGCGCCTCCCTTTCGGGCGGAGTCGGCAGAGCCAGCGGCGCTTTCGTCGGAGCTCTGGTCCTCGCGGTATTGCGCAACGGGCTCAACCTGGTCCAGGTTTCTCCTTTCTGGCAACAGGTCGTGATCGGCGTGGTGATCGCCGTGGCCGTCCTGGTTGACACTCTTCGCCGCCGCAGTCGCTGA
- a CDS encoding substrate-binding domain-containing protein, translating to MRHSRRAILAAATAAALVFVAACDPSSDANTPAPGGEIVIGFASSTLTNPFFLQLKEGVQQGEKEQGVKVIYMDANNDATTQLTQVQSLVSQRVKAILLNPVDTEQSKPAAIAAENARIPLVAVDRAVTGGRVISEVSSDNVQGGVEAAAALAKATGPGEVLHLQGLLGTSASRDRGEGFQQGLALRSSVRIALSKTAEFDRAKGMSVTTDMITAKSGVKGLFAENDDMALGAVQALGERAGKDFQIVGFDGTPEALAAVDSGKMAATVAQQPKELGRQAVEQAVRYLKGQTVRNLIEIPVRVVTKANVREFLNN from the coding sequence ATGAGGCACTCCAGGCGGGCCATCCTCGCCGCCGCGACCGCCGCCGCACTCGTGTTCGTCGCCGCCTGCGACCCGAGCAGTGACGCGAACACCCCGGCCCCCGGTGGGGAGATCGTGATCGGTTTCGCGTCCTCCACCCTGACCAACCCCTTCTTCCTCCAGCTCAAGGAGGGCGTCCAGCAGGGCGAGAAGGAGCAGGGCGTCAAGGTCATCTACATGGACGCCAACAACGACGCGACCACGCAGCTCACCCAGGTGCAGAGCCTGGTGAGCCAGCGGGTCAAGGCGATCCTGCTCAACCCGGTGGACACCGAGCAATCCAAGCCCGCGGCCATCGCGGCGGAGAACGCGCGCATCCCGCTGGTCGCGGTGGACCGCGCGGTCACCGGTGGCCGGGTGATCTCGGAGGTCTCCTCGGACAACGTGCAGGGCGGGGTCGAGGCGGCGGCCGCGCTGGCCAAGGCCACCGGTCCCGGCGAGGTGCTGCACCTGCAGGGCCTGCTGGGCACCTCGGCCAGCCGGGACCGCGGGGAGGGCTTCCAGCAGGGTCTGGCGCTGCGCTCCAGTGTCCGCATCGCGCTGTCCAAGACCGCCGAGTTCGACCGGGCCAAGGGCATGTCGGTGACCACCGACATGATCACCGCCAAGTCCGGGGTGAAGGGCCTCTTCGCCGAGAACGACGACATGGCGCTGGGCGCGGTCCAGGCACTTGGCGAGCGCGCGGGCAAGGACTTCCAGATCGTCGGCTTCGACGGCACGCCGGAGGCGCTGGCCGCGGTGGACAGCGGCAAGATGGCCGCCACTGTGGCCCAGCAGCCGAAGGAACTGGGCCGTCAGGCGGTTGAGCAGGCGGTTCGCTACCTCAAGGGTCAGACCGTCCGGAACCTCATCGAGATCCCGGTCCGGGTCGTCACCAAGGCGAACGTCCGAGAGTTCCTGAACAACTGA
- a CDS encoding sugar ABC transporter ATP-binding protein encodes MSVLLRVEGVTKRFTGALALADVDLEVRAGEVHVLLGENGAGKSTLVKVLAGVHKPDAGKVFLAGEQVKITSPLHARALGLAVIYQELTLVGQLSVAENLFLGRQPRRFGVIDHRRMRRDAVPLLDRVGLKVDPATPLSKLGIAQQQMVEIARALDQDARILVLDEPTAVLTESETDRLLEIMDQLRRQGVGLVFITHHLEEIRRIADRITVLRDGRSVGVLPAGSTEDEMVQLMVGRTIEEQYPRRAEEGGAVALKVHKLCRKGAFADVSFEVKAGEVLGIAGLVGSGRTEVARAVFGVDGYDSGQVEVAGRKLPAGNVQATMRAGLGLVPEDRKGQGLVLTSSVGENLGLVTLRGTSHLGLIDRRGQARKAEEISGKLRVRCAGLGQTVKELSGGNQQKIAIGKWLLADPQVLVLDEPTRGVDVGAKVEIYELINQMTANGRAVVLISSDLPEVIGMSDRVLVMAGGRVAGELSAAEATQDAVMALAVSDPAARRRVPSFSAAWNEAEQAEQLDAQNRQDQDEPGGITVDSTREQRA; translated from the coding sequence ATGAGCGTCCTGCTCCGCGTCGAAGGTGTCACCAAGCGGTTCACCGGCGCGCTCGCGCTGGCCGATGTGGATCTCGAGGTGCGCGCGGGTGAGGTGCACGTCCTGCTCGGTGAGAACGGGGCAGGCAAGAGCACGCTGGTCAAGGTGCTGGCCGGGGTGCACAAGCCGGATGCGGGGAAGGTGTTCCTGGCCGGCGAGCAGGTGAAGATCACCTCGCCGCTGCACGCCCGCGCGCTCGGCCTGGCCGTGATCTACCAGGAGCTGACCCTGGTCGGGCAGCTCTCGGTGGCGGAGAACCTGTTCCTCGGCCGCCAGCCGCGCCGCTTCGGCGTCATCGACCACCGGCGGATGCGCCGGGACGCGGTGCCGCTGCTGGACCGGGTCGGGCTCAAGGTCGACCCGGCCACCCCGCTGAGCAAGCTGGGCATCGCCCAGCAGCAGATGGTGGAGATCGCCCGCGCGCTGGACCAGGACGCCCGGATCCTGGTGCTGGACGAGCCGACCGCGGTGCTCACCGAGAGCGAGACCGACCGGCTGCTGGAGATCATGGACCAGCTCCGGCGGCAGGGCGTCGGCCTGGTGTTCATCACCCACCACCTGGAGGAGATCCGCCGGATCGCGGACCGGATCACCGTGCTGCGTGACGGGCGCAGCGTGGGCGTGCTGCCTGCCGGGTCCACCGAGGACGAGATGGTCCAGCTGATGGTCGGGCGGACCATCGAGGAGCAGTACCCCCGGCGGGCCGAGGAGGGCGGCGCGGTCGCGCTCAAGGTGCACAAGCTGTGCCGCAAGGGCGCGTTCGCCGATGTCTCCTTCGAGGTCAAGGCCGGTGAGGTGCTCGGCATCGCCGGGCTGGTCGGCTCCGGCCGAACCGAGGTGGCCCGCGCGGTCTTCGGCGTGGACGGCTACGACTCGGGCCAGGTCGAGGTGGCCGGGCGGAAACTGCCCGCGGGCAACGTGCAGGCCACCATGCGGGCCGGGTTGGGCCTGGTGCCGGAGGACCGCAAGGGCCAGGGCCTGGTGCTGACCTCCAGCGTGGGGGAGAACCTGGGCCTGGTGACCCTGCGCGGGACCAGCCACCTCGGCCTGATCGACCGGCGCGGGCAGGCCCGCAAGGCCGAGGAGATCTCCGGCAAGCTGCGGGTGCGCTGCGCCGGGCTGGGCCAGACCGTCAAGGAACTCTCCGGCGGCAACCAGCAGAAGATCGCCATCGGCAAGTGGCTGCTGGCCGACCCGCAGGTGCTCGTGCTCGACGAGCCGACCCGCGGCGTGGACGTGGGCGCCAAGGTCGAGATCTACGAGCTGATCAACCAGATGACCGCCAACGGGCGCGCGGTGGTGCTGATCTCCAGCGACCTGCCCGAGGTGATCGGGATGAGCGACCGGGTGCTGGTGATGGCCGGCGGCCGGGTGGCGGGCGAACTCAGCGCGGCCGAGGCCACCCAGGACGCGGTGATGGCACTGGCCGTCTCCGACCCGGCTGCCCGGCGCCGGGTGCCCAGCTTCAGCGCGGCCTGGAACGAGGCCGAGCAGGCTGAGCAGCTCGACGCGCAGAACCGGCAGGACCAGGACGAACCCGGCGGGATCACCGTCGACAGCACTCGGGAGCAGCGGGCATGA